Proteins encoded by one window of Halichondria panicea chromosome 8, odHalPani1.1, whole genome shotgun sequence:
- the LOC135339754 gene encoding 2'-5'-oligoadenylate synthase 1-like isoform X2 has protein sequence MAERCSPVVDMTIEEALEIMEAMMDLLKQKLPVRCGLRVPEIVLGGSLGTRTELPEQYDADIIIYSPDITIKEVIRNGYGLWLNQINQLMHSEKDLAEGFEFHALTDKGLQFTFEGIEIEIMVSPNWRKPADFYTFLETLRPAHKKLFTQCAAKWQIQFLKNQATRRGNFCREFIRRAKAWRALKWRQCTGGRGRPSSYLLSLLVIHAYENAHKTLGVFSTLSPETLAQHIYWEQCYAMKQYPTLVPPRAPRIIDPANPTHNLYLTGLANFEPYKRCGEYDTGTGDWSSLIRNIGTLDLSKPVE, from the exons ATGGCAGAGAGGTGCTCACCAGTGGTTGACATGACAATAGAAGAGGCCCTAGAAATAATGGAGGCTATGATGGATCTGCTTAAG CAAAAGTTGCCTGTAAGGTGCGGCCTACGAGTACCGGAGATAGTACTAGGAGGGTCGCTAGGCACAAGGACAGAGTTACCAGAACAATACGATGCTGACATCATCATATACTCaccag ACATCACAATTAAGGAGGTGATAAGGAATGGCTATGGACTCTGGCTAAACCAGATCAATCAGTTAATGCACTCGGAGAAAGACCTAGCTGAGGGGTTCGAATTCCATGCCCTCACAGACAAGGGGTTGCAATTCACATTTGAAGGGATTGAGATTGAGATTATGGTCAGTCCAAATTGGAGAAAGCCAGCTGACTTCTACACCTTCCTAGAGACTTTGAGACCAGCACACAAAAAATT GTTTACTCAGTGTGCTGCAAAATGGCAGATCCAGTTTCTAAAAAATCAAGCTACTCGG AGAGGTAATTTTTGCCGTGAGTTCATTCGTCGAGCAAAGGCATGGCGTGCGCTCAAGTGGAGGCAGTGTACAGGGGGACGAGGGAGGCCCTCCTCCTATCTGCTCTCCCTCCTGGTCATCCACGCCTACGAGAATGCTCACAAGACACTGGGCGTGTTCTCCACACTCAGTCCAGAGACACTGGCAcaaca catatACTGGGAGCAGTGCTACGCTATGAAGCAGTACCCTACCCTAGTTCCCCCGAGGGCACCTCGCATTATTGACCCGGCTAACCCCACACATAATCTGTACCTTACAGGGCTCGCAAATTTTGAGCCCTACAAAAGGTGTGGAGAATACGACACTGGGACGGGGGATTGGAGTTCTCTAATCAGAAACATTGGAACGCTAGACTTAAGTAAACCAGTagaatga
- the LOC135339754 gene encoding 2'-5'-oligoadenylate synthase 1-like isoform X1, with protein MAERCSPVVDMTIEEALEIMEAMMDLLKQKLPVRCGLRVPEIVLGGSLGTRTELPEQYDADIIIYSPDITIKEVIRNGYGLWLNQINQLMHSEKDLAEGFEFHALTDKGLQFTFEGIEIEIMVSPNWRKPADFYTFLETLRPAHKKLFTQCAAKWQIQFLKNQATRRGNFCREFIRRAKAWRALKWRQCTGGRGRPSSYLLSLLVIHAYENAHKTLGVFSTLSPETLAQHATEELKSIVYNCDKVNIYWEQCYAMKQYPTLVPPRAPRIIDPANPTHNLYLTGLANFEPYKRCGEYDTGTGDWSSLIRNIGTLDLSKPVE; from the exons ATGGCAGAGAGGTGCTCACCAGTGGTTGACATGACAATAGAAGAGGCCCTAGAAATAATGGAGGCTATGATGGATCTGCTTAAG CAAAAGTTGCCTGTAAGGTGCGGCCTACGAGTACCGGAGATAGTACTAGGAGGGTCGCTAGGCACAAGGACAGAGTTACCAGAACAATACGATGCTGACATCATCATATACTCaccag ACATCACAATTAAGGAGGTGATAAGGAATGGCTATGGACTCTGGCTAAACCAGATCAATCAGTTAATGCACTCGGAGAAAGACCTAGCTGAGGGGTTCGAATTCCATGCCCTCACAGACAAGGGGTTGCAATTCACATTTGAAGGGATTGAGATTGAGATTATGGTCAGTCCAAATTGGAGAAAGCCAGCTGACTTCTACACCTTCCTAGAGACTTTGAGACCAGCACACAAAAAATT GTTTACTCAGTGTGCTGCAAAATGGCAGATCCAGTTTCTAAAAAATCAAGCTACTCGG AGAGGTAATTTTTGCCGTGAGTTCATTCGTCGAGCAAAGGCATGGCGTGCGCTCAAGTGGAGGCAGTGTACAGGGGGACGAGGGAGGCCCTCCTCCTATCTGCTCTCCCTCCTGGTCATCCACGCCTACGAGAATGCTCACAAGACACTGGGCGTGTTCTCCACACTCAGTCCAGAGACACTGGCAcaaca TGCCACAGAAGAGCTAAAGAGTATTGTATACAACTGTGACAAAGTCAA catatACTGGGAGCAGTGCTACGCTATGAAGCAGTACCCTACCCTAGTTCCCCCGAGGGCACCTCGCATTATTGACCCGGCTAACCCCACACATAATCTGTACCTTACAGGGCTCGCAAATTTTGAGCCCTACAAAAGGTGTGGAGAATACGACACTGGGACGGGGGATTGGAGTTCTCTAATCAGAAACATTGGAACGCTAGACTTAAGTAAACCAGTagaatga